One Bradyrhizobium sp. CCGB12 genomic window carries:
- a CDS encoding glycoside hydrolase family 172 protein — MAFSGLGLHLGNLSLLSHAQTRSISPENFTGEKSKGGMSVDGSAARQARDLGQGWKVSPYVVIEPGATFTLADIEGQGAIQQIWMTLARGRLRHSILRVYWDDQEQPSVECPAGDFFACGWEEFAQVSSLAVCVNPGRAFNCYWEMPFRKRARFTLENRSEEQLTVYYQINYTLTDVPEDCAYFHAQFRRTNPLPYKEVYTILEGISGAGHYVGTYMAWGVNNNGWWGEGEIKFYIDGDGAFPTICGTGTEDYFCGAYNFDPYVAHSGQGPAQQSRYQEFTTPYAGLPQVIRPDGVYRSQQRFGMYRWHIPDPVRFRSDLRVTIQALGWLPGVKEAKYLPLQDDIASVAFWYQTLPTAPFPKLPGPDYLEIG, encoded by the coding sequence ATGGCGTTTTCCGGATTGGGCCTGCATCTCGGCAACCTCTCGCTTCTGTCGCATGCGCAGACGCGCTCGATCAGCCCCGAGAACTTTACCGGCGAGAAGAGCAAAGGCGGCATGTCCGTCGACGGCTCCGCTGCACGCCAGGCCCGCGATCTCGGCCAGGGCTGGAAGGTCTCGCCCTATGTCGTCATCGAACCGGGCGCGACATTCACGCTCGCCGACATCGAAGGTCAGGGCGCGATCCAGCAGATCTGGATGACGCTGGCGCGCGGGCGTCTGCGTCATTCGATCCTGCGCGTCTACTGGGACGACCAAGAGCAGCCCAGTGTCGAATGCCCGGCCGGCGATTTCTTCGCCTGCGGCTGGGAAGAATTCGCGCAGGTCTCATCGCTCGCGGTCTGCGTCAATCCCGGCCGCGCCTTCAACTGTTACTGGGAGATGCCGTTCCGCAAGCGCGCCCGCTTCACGCTGGAGAACCGCAGCGAGGAGCAGCTCACGGTCTACTACCAGATCAACTACACCCTGACCGACGTGCCGGAAGATTGCGCCTATTTCCATGCGCAGTTCAGGCGCACCAATCCGCTGCCGTACAAGGAGGTCTATACCATCCTTGAGGGTATCAGCGGCGCCGGCCATTACGTCGGCACCTACATGGCCTGGGGCGTCAACAACAACGGCTGGTGGGGCGAAGGCGAGATCAAGTTCTACATCGACGGCGACGGCGCATTCCCGACGATCTGCGGGACCGGCACCGAGGACTATTTCTGTGGTGCCTACAATTTCGATCCCTATGTCGCGCATTCCGGCCAGGGGCCGGCGCAGCAATCACGCTACCAGGAATTCACCACGCCCTACGCCGGCTTGCCGCAGGTGATCCGCCCTGACGGCGTCTACAGGTCGCAACAGCGTTTCGGCATGTACCGTTGGCACATCCCCGATCCCGTGCGCTTCCGCTCCGATCTGCGTGTGACCATCCAGGCGTTGGGATGGCTGCCGGGCGTCAAGGAAGCAAAATACCTTCCGTTGCAGGACGATATCGCCTCGGTCGCGTTCTGGTACCAGACGCTGCCGACCGCCCCTTTCCCGAAGCTTCCCGGGCCCGATTATCTCGAAATCGGCTGA
- a CDS encoding acyl-CoA dehydrogenase family protein, translating to MLYPMSPKVAELKRKLESFMDRHIYPNEERFYREAEELGPWKVYPVVEELKPLARAEGLWNLFLPESNHGAGLTNLEYAPLCEVTGRSHLAPEVFNCSAPDTGNMEVLERYGSEKDKERWLKPLLAGEIRSCFAMTEPAVASSDATNIESSIVRDGDHYVINGRKWYTTNATDPRCKICIFMGKTDPDNPDRHKQQSMILVPMDTPGVDVKRPLPVFGFYGVPDRASEVVFTDVRVPKENMLLGEGRGFEIAQGRLGPGRIHHCMRLIGLAERTLEKMCRRVRSRVAFGKPVSEQTVTQERIAEARIMIEQARLLTLNAAFAMDTVGNKVAKAEIAMIKVAVPNMACQIIDWAIQAHGGGGTSNDFGLTQAYATARLLRLADGPDEVHRNQIARFELKKYSNT from the coding sequence ATGCTTTATCCGATGTCGCCCAAAGTCGCCGAGCTCAAGCGCAAGCTCGAGAGCTTCATGGACCGGCACATCTATCCGAACGAGGAGCGGTTCTATCGCGAGGCCGAAGAGCTCGGACCGTGGAAGGTCTATCCCGTCGTCGAGGAGCTGAAGCCGCTGGCGCGCGCCGAGGGGCTCTGGAATCTGTTTCTCCCCGAGAGCAATCACGGCGCGGGTCTCACCAATCTCGAATATGCCCCGCTTTGCGAGGTCACGGGCCGCTCGCACCTCGCGCCCGAAGTGTTCAATTGCTCGGCTCCCGACACCGGCAACATGGAGGTGCTCGAACGCTACGGCTCGGAGAAGGACAAGGAGCGCTGGCTGAAGCCGCTGCTCGCGGGCGAAATCCGCTCGTGCTTCGCCATGACCGAGCCGGCGGTCGCCTCGTCGGACGCGACCAACATCGAGAGCTCGATCGTGCGCGACGGCGACCACTACGTCATCAACGGGCGCAAATGGTACACGACCAACGCGACCGACCCGCGCTGCAAGATCTGCATCTTCATGGGCAAGACCGATCCTGACAATCCGGACCGGCACAAGCAGCAATCCATGATCCTGGTGCCGATGGACACGCCGGGCGTCGACGTAAAACGTCCCCTGCCCGTATTCGGCTTCTACGGCGTGCCCGACCGCGCCTCCGAAGTGGTCTTCACCGACGTGCGGGTGCCCAAGGAGAACATGCTGCTCGGCGAAGGCCGCGGCTTCGAGATCGCACAGGGCCGTCTCGGTCCCGGACGCATCCATCACTGCATGCGGCTGATCGGGCTCGCCGAACGGACCCTGGAAAAGATGTGCCGCCGCGTACGCAGCCGCGTTGCTTTCGGCAAGCCGGTCTCGGAACAGACGGTGACGCAGGAGCGAATCGCTGAGGCCCGCATCATGATCGAGCAGGCCCGGCTGCTGACGCTCAATGCCGCCTTCGCAATGGATACGGTCGGCAACAAGGTGGCGAAGGCCGAGATCGCGATGATCAAGGTCGCCGTGCCCAACATGGCCTGCCAGATCATCGACTGGGCGATCCAGGCCCATGGTGGCGGTGGGACCTCGAACGATTTCGGGCTGACGCAAGCCTATGCGACCGCCCGTCTGCTGCGCCTCGCCGACGGACCGGATGAGGTCCATCGCAATCAGATCGCGCGGTTCGAGCTGAAGAAATACTCCAATACCTGA
- a CDS encoding HlyD family secretion protein: MKGNFAWLGRLALTVLAVVAALAVGRELWVYYMESPWTRDGRVRADVVQVAPDVSGFVTEVLVKDNQKVHRGDVLFRIDRERFALALRQADASVAGHQATLDQANSDLKRYSALTTDAVSQQKQEQVLSTQLQAKAAFDAAVADRAVAQLNLDRSEVHASVNGVITNMDLRPGAYVTAGKGVMALVDTDTLHVEGYFEETKLARIRIGDKVQVRLMGEKLKLSGHVESIAAGIEDRDRAEGASMLANVNPTFSWVRLAQRVPVRIALDHVPDAMSLVAGRSVTVEVLD; encoded by the coding sequence ATGAAGGGAAATTTCGCCTGGCTCGGTCGCCTCGCGCTGACAGTCCTTGCCGTCGTCGCCGCGCTCGCGGTCGGACGCGAGCTCTGGGTCTACTATATGGAGTCGCCCTGGACCCGCGATGGCCGTGTCCGAGCCGACGTCGTGCAGGTCGCGCCCGACGTGTCCGGCTTCGTTACAGAGGTGCTGGTCAAGGACAACCAGAAGGTCCATCGCGGCGACGTTCTGTTCAGGATCGACCGCGAGCGTTTTGCGCTGGCGCTGCGGCAGGCTGATGCCTCTGTCGCCGGCCATCAGGCCACGCTCGATCAGGCCAATTCCGATTTGAAACGGTATAGCGCGCTGACGACCGATGCGGTCTCGCAGCAAAAGCAGGAGCAGGTTCTGTCCACCCAGCTGCAGGCCAAGGCGGCCTTCGACGCCGCCGTTGCGGACCGTGCGGTCGCCCAGCTCAATCTTGATCGCAGCGAGGTCCACGCCTCCGTGAACGGCGTGATCACCAACATGGATCTGCGTCCCGGCGCCTACGTCACGGCCGGGAAGGGCGTGATGGCGCTGGTCGACACCGACACACTGCATGTCGAAGGCTATTTCGAGGAGACAAAACTCGCGCGCATCCGCATTGGCGACAAGGTGCAGGTCCGCCTGATGGGCGAGAAGCTGAAGCTGTCAGGCCATGTCGAGAGCATCGCCGCCGGTATCGAGGACCGCGATCGCGCGGAAGGCGCCAGCATGCTCGCCAACGTCAACCCGACCTTCAGCTGGGTGCGGCTCGCCCAGCGTGTCCCCGTGCGCATCGCGCTGGACCATGTTCCCGACGCCATGTCGCTGGTCGCCGGCCGCTCCGTGACGGTGGAGGTATTGGACTAA
- a CDS encoding DUF1656 domain-containing protein, whose amino-acid sequence MRYVVDIYGVLVPALLLWIIVAYVLSALLRRLMQRFDLYRLVWHRALFDFAIFVCLLGGVVYLSEYLS is encoded by the coding sequence ATGAGATATGTGGTCGACATCTACGGCGTGCTCGTGCCGGCGCTGCTCCTGTGGATCATCGTCGCCTATGTCCTGAGTGCGCTTCTGCGCCGGCTCATGCAGCGCTTCGACCTCTACCGGCTGGTCTGGCATCGCGCACTGTTCGATTTCGCGATTTTCGTCTGCCTTCTCGGCGGCGTCGTCTATCTCTCGGAGTATCTCTCATGA
- a CDS encoding FUSC family protein encodes MRADEPFLVRHADLIFALKTFAASMLALVIALAMDLPRPYWAMATVYITSQPLAGATSSKAFFRVMGTLVGATMTVALVPNLINAPELLCLAIALWVGLCLYLSLLDGTPRSYVFMLAGYTVALIGFPSVSEPGAIFDTAVARVEEISLGIICASLVSTIVFPRSVAPAVAGRVDTWLADARRLSQIVLLREGTSETRRARRIKLAVDIVEIDTLSTHLAYDRLTDRNAVSGLSEIRLRMLMMLPVIASLEDRLAALGEETLRRQGELKRLLEDLAQWIVSDVSARQPAERIRAAIAERQAVLDDSASWERIITTSLLSRLRELVDLSRDCRVLTEAIAENRGVSTADLAFHSEAGAAPVRHRDRGLALWSAAGAATAILICCAFWIGAGWPDGASAPMMAAIACSFFAAQDEPARFIRSFGLWSLVAIVVVAVYLFALVPAISHLEVLVLALAPTFLLYGFLIARPATAGTGLALAANTATLLALQSTYSADFASYANSAVAFFVGVVIAELVTRIARGVGAEWVANRLVLSSWKTLAVAAERRGKHDRAEFAGLMLHRLTLLVQRIAFVSESDRRDADSLAQVRIGINIIDLRRARYGLAAPTLFVLDDMLDQLAVAFRRHTGGGMPAELLARIDAALAAAVKDPNPQAREDALIGLVGIRRGLFPQAPAYRARLEKGIAA; translated from the coding sequence CTTCTTCCGCGTGATGGGGACGCTGGTCGGCGCGACCATGACGGTGGCGCTGGTGCCAAACCTGATCAATGCGCCGGAACTGCTTTGCCTCGCCATCGCGCTCTGGGTCGGACTCTGTCTCTACCTTTCGCTGCTCGACGGTACGCCGCGCAGTTACGTCTTCATGCTCGCCGGCTACACGGTTGCGTTGATCGGCTTTCCCTCGGTGTCCGAGCCCGGCGCCATCTTCGATACCGCCGTTGCCCGGGTGGAGGAGATTTCCCTCGGCATCATCTGTGCGAGCCTGGTCTCGACCATCGTGTTTCCCCGCAGCGTCGCGCCCGCGGTCGCGGGCCGGGTCGATACCTGGCTGGCGGATGCGCGCCGCCTCAGCCAGATCGTGCTGCTGCGCGAGGGCACCAGCGAAACCCGCCGCGCCAGGCGCATCAAGCTCGCGGTCGACATCGTCGAGATCGACACGCTTTCCACCCATCTTGCCTATGACCGGCTGACGGATCGCAACGCCGTGAGCGGCCTCAGCGAGATCCGGCTGCGCATGCTGATGATGTTGCCGGTGATCGCCTCTCTGGAGGATCGGCTGGCCGCGTTAGGGGAGGAAACGCTGCGCCGGCAGGGCGAGCTGAAGCGGCTGCTGGAGGATCTCGCGCAATGGATTGTCAGCGACGTCAGCGCACGCCAGCCGGCGGAACGGATCCGCGCCGCGATCGCAGAGCGACAGGCGGTGCTCGACGACAGCGCCTCCTGGGAGCGGATCATCACCACGAGCCTGTTGTCGCGGCTGCGCGAGCTTGTCGACCTCTCGCGTGATTGCCGTGTCCTCACAGAGGCGATCGCCGAGAACCGCGGCGTCTCAACCGCCGATCTGGCGTTTCATTCCGAGGCGGGTGCTGCGCCCGTGCGCCACAGGGATCGCGGCCTTGCCCTGTGGTCGGCGGCTGGTGCGGCCACGGCTATCCTGATCTGCTGCGCATTCTGGATCGGCGCCGGCTGGCCGGACGGTGCCTCGGCACCGATGATGGCGGCGATTGCCTGCTCGTTCTTCGCGGCGCAGGACGAGCCCGCGCGCTTCATCCGCAGCTTCGGTCTGTGGTCGCTGGTCGCCATCGTGGTCGTTGCGGTCTATCTGTTCGCGCTGGTCCCCGCGATCTCACACCTCGAGGTTTTGGTCCTCGCGCTGGCGCCGACCTTCCTGCTCTATGGCTTCCTCATCGCGCGGCCGGCAACGGCTGGCACCGGCCTGGCACTCGCGGCCAATACGGCGACTTTGCTCGCGCTGCAATCGACTTACAGTGCGGACTTCGCGTCCTATGCCAATTCCGCCGTCGCCTTCTTCGTTGGGGTCGTCATCGCCGAACTCGTGACGCGCATCGCGCGCGGGGTGGGCGCCGAATGGGTCGCCAATCGCCTCGTGCTGTCGAGCTGGAAGACGCTCGCGGTCGCCGCCGAACGTCGTGGCAAGCATGATCGGGCCGAGTTCGCCGGCCTGATGCTGCATCGGCTGACGCTGCTGGTGCAGCGCATCGCCTTCGTTTCGGAGAGCGACCGCCGTGATGCCGACAGCCTGGCGCAGGTTCGCATCGGAATCAACATCATCGACCTCAGGCGCGCCCGCTACGGGCTCGCCGCACCTACGCTCTTCGTGCTCGACGACATGCTCGACCAGCTCGCCGTCGCGTTCCGCCGCCATACCGGGGGAGGAATGCCGGCTGAATTGCTCGCACGCATCGATGCTGCATTGGCGGCGGCCGTGAAAGATCCCAACCCGCAGGCGCGGGAGGATGCCCTGATCGGATTGGTCGGCATCCGCCGCGGGCTGTTCCCGCAGGCGCCCGCCTATCGGGCGCGCCTGGAGAAGGGGATTGCGGCATGA